Proteins from one Streptomyces genisteinicus genomic window:
- a CDS encoding Dps family protein, producing MTKDEGPAYTVPGVSREDSSEIIALLQQRLHALNDLHLTLKHIHWNVVGPHFIAVHEMIDPQVDQVRSMTDDLAERISTLGGVPKGTPGALVAERSWDDYSIGRAEAIEHLGALDLVYTAVVGDHRAAMDATETLDPVTQDMLIEQLRGLELFQWFVRAHLESSGGRLSTRGAATEKAAADQAGSQARNQP from the coding sequence ATGACGAAGGACGAAGGCCCCGCGTACACCGTGCCCGGCGTCAGCCGTGAGGACAGCAGCGAGATCATCGCGTTGCTGCAGCAGCGTCTGCACGCGCTCAACGACCTGCACCTGACGCTCAAGCACATCCACTGGAACGTCGTCGGACCCCACTTCATCGCCGTCCACGAGATGATCGACCCTCAGGTCGACCAGGTCCGTTCGATGACGGACGACCTCGCCGAGCGCATCTCCACCCTGGGCGGCGTGCCCAAGGGGACTCCGGGAGCGCTCGTCGCCGAACGGTCCTGGGACGACTACTCGATCGGACGCGCCGAGGCGATCGAGCACCTCGGCGCCCTCGATCTCGTCTACACCGCGGTCGTCGGAGACCACCGGGCGGCGATGGACGCGACGGAGACGCTGGACCCGGTGACGCAGGACATGCTCATCGAGCAGCTGCGCGGCCTGGAACTGTTCCAGTGGTTCGTGCGGGCCCACCTCGAGTCCAGCGGCGGCCGGCTCAGCACCCGCGGCGCCGCCACCGAGAAGGCAGCCGCCGATCAGGCCGGGAGCCAGGCCCGCAACCAGCCGTGA
- a CDS encoding plasmid stabilization protein, with protein sequence MPAGSSPKRERQYEHVKDSAKKRGESTERAKEIAARTVNKERARSGESRTASRTSVEDPKSASQRGGQRSHQGAQGPTKDQLYQEARKKNIDGRSTMNKQQLKRALGR encoded by the coding sequence ATGCCCGCAGGATCGAGCCCGAAGCGCGAACGGCAGTACGAGCACGTCAAGGACAGCGCGAAGAAGCGCGGAGAGTCCACCGAGCGGGCGAAGGAGATCGCGGCCCGCACCGTCAACAAGGAGCGGGCCCGCAGCGGGGAGTCGAGGACCGCGTCCCGGACCTCGGTCGAGGACCCGAAGTCGGCCTCCCAGCGCGGCGGACAGCGCAGCCATCAGGGTGCGCAGGGGCCGACGAAGGACCAGCTCTACCAAGAGGCCCGGAAGAAGAACATCGACGGTCGCTCGACGATGAACAAGCAGCAGCTCAAGCGGGCCCTCGGCCGCTGA
- a CDS encoding cation:proton antiporter has translation MTSSDAVFACMGVGALLAAVLPRALSGRPLSLPLVFLLCGIGVYLLPLPLPAIDPVQHRVAAEHITEVVVIVSLMGAGLALNRPVGLRRWGATWRLLGATMPLTFLGTALAAWWLLDWPPAAALLLGAVLAPTDPVLAAEVRVGEPTDDEHDEDEVRFALTSEAGLNDGLAFPLTYAAVGLAAAAGNGWSAGWIGPWAAQDVAYKCAVGVLGGLAAGRLLGWLFFRARSTVLRLSRHREGFVALGATFLAYGVTEVAGGYGFLAVFITGCAVRSSERTHGYHNVLHDFAEQVERLLTAAVLFLLGAFIALGGLSALTWRGAAVAALLLLVIRPLSGWAAMPGSPLGSRERWVVASYGVRGIGSLYYLSYALGQHGFFVPERELWAVVTFTVLASVVLHGITAGPVIARLDRTRDAGSV, from the coding sequence GTGACGAGCTCGGACGCGGTCTTCGCTTGCATGGGCGTCGGTGCGCTGCTGGCGGCTGTGCTGCCACGCGCTCTGTCCGGGCGGCCCCTGTCGTTGCCGCTCGTCTTCCTCCTGTGCGGCATCGGCGTGTACCTGCTGCCGCTGCCACTGCCCGCGATCGACCCGGTGCAGCACCGCGTCGCGGCCGAGCACATCACGGAAGTCGTGGTGATCGTCTCGCTGATGGGCGCGGGACTGGCTCTCAACCGGCCGGTCGGTCTGCGCCGGTGGGGTGCTACCTGGCGGTTGCTGGGCGCCACCATGCCGTTGACGTTTCTGGGCACCGCACTGGCGGCCTGGTGGCTGCTCGACTGGCCGCCGGCCGCCGCCCTGCTGCTGGGGGCGGTCCTGGCGCCGACCGACCCCGTGCTGGCCGCGGAGGTACGGGTCGGCGAACCCACGGATGACGAACACGACGAGGACGAGGTGCGGTTCGCTCTCACCAGCGAGGCGGGCCTGAACGACGGACTCGCCTTTCCGCTGACGTACGCGGCCGTGGGGCTGGCCGCCGCCGCGGGCAATGGCTGGTCGGCCGGGTGGATCGGTCCCTGGGCCGCCCAGGACGTCGCGTACAAGTGCGCTGTCGGCGTGCTGGGCGGGCTCGCGGCGGGACGGCTGCTCGGCTGGCTGTTCTTCCGGGCACGATCGACGGTGCTGCGGCTGTCGCGGCACCGGGAGGGTTTCGTCGCACTGGGCGCCACCTTCCTGGCCTACGGAGTGACGGAGGTGGCCGGCGGCTACGGCTTTCTGGCCGTCTTCATCACCGGGTGCGCCGTCCGGTCGTCCGAGCGGACGCACGGCTACCACAACGTGCTCCACGACTTCGCGGAGCAGGTGGAGCGCTTGCTGACCGCGGCAGTGCTGTTCCTGCTGGGGGCCTTCATCGCGCTCGGCGGACTGTCGGCCCTCACCTGGCGGGGCGCGGCCGTCGCCGCGCTGCTGCTGCTGGTGATCCGGCCGCTGTCGGGGTGGGCCGCCATGCCGGGGAGCCCGCTGGGAAGCCGGGAGCGCTGGGTCGTCGCATCCTACGGAGTGCGGGGGATCGGCTCCCTGTACTACCTCTCCTACGCCTTGGGGCAGCACGGCTTCTTTGTCCCGGAACGGGAACTGTGGGCAGTGGTCACCTTCACCGTGCTGGCCTCGGTGGTCCTGCACGGGATCACCGCGGGCCCGGTCATCGCCCGCCTCGACCGCACCCGGGACGCCGGATCGGTGTGA
- a CDS encoding ALF repeat-containing protein: MRSHRVVPGIAVGILAPALLLATPYAAAAAAPPAVTVPSVSSASSTAEDPDTDDLRVAIARILADPDSGRRVTREANALLDADDPAAMRAWLETGYRIAQGEDDRVAISGLLADPDSGRRVIAEVNALLDADDTDAMRAWLETGYRIAQAEDDRVAIARLLADPTISPALRAAANAALDDNTPEALRHFLEVGRYELV; encoded by the coding sequence TTGCGATCGCATCGCGTAGTCCCCGGCATCGCCGTCGGCATCCTCGCCCCGGCACTCCTGCTCGCCACCCCGTACGCCGCCGCCGCGGCGGCACCGCCCGCAGTGACGGTGCCGTCGGTGTCGTCGGCGTCCTCGACGGCGGAAGATCCTGACACCGACGACCTGAGGGTGGCCATAGCCAGGATCCTCGCCGACCCCGACAGCGGCCGGCGTGTGACCCGGGAAGCCAACGCCCTGCTGGACGCCGACGACCCCGCGGCGATGCGCGCCTGGCTGGAGACCGGGTACCGCATCGCCCAGGGCGAGGACGACCGCGTCGCCATCTCGGGCCTGCTCGCCGACCCCGACAGCGGCCGTCGCGTCATCGCCGAGGTCAACGCCCTCCTGGACGCCGACGACACCGACGCGATGCGCGCCTGGCTGGAGACCGGCTACCGCATCGCCCAGGCCGAGGACGACCGCGTCGCCATCGCGCGCCTCCTCGCCGACCCCACCATCAGCCCGGCCCTGCGTGCGGCGGCCAACGCCGCACTCGACGACAACACACCGGAGGCACTGCGCCACTTCCTGGAAGTCGGCAGGTACGAGCTCGTCTGA
- a CDS encoding caspase, EACC1-associated type, with protein sequence MHDPAPASRAVLIGAGTFAALDDLPAVQANVPALRSLFGDPVLHVAAEHCQTLVDPASPRVVSAAVRAAAREATDTLLVYYAGHGLIDPGTGLLHLAVPDSDRDSVFDTAVPYEWIKRSIETSGAARRIVILDCCYSARAFGVQSESVAALAEIDGTYLMAAAAETAVALSPPGEPHTAFTGELLDVLRGGVASPNKFLDLDAVFDQLARRLQRKGRPRPQSLCRNSLGSWPFARNNAYQPAPEGHTPIPDVARALDASRTVAVPVLVAQIGTLSEHRPATATEMVHTALQHRPVADLVRLFVALFQAGRQRHIEAALPAFVAARTVQECADLLEQLLVTPAEEGAVALLRLTAELKSAAETVRLATILIRTGLREHATALLSAFAVTRGLDETLDLADLACRGELDAFLEPVMRALAQHRLIADVIHLFEGMHEQQHTRHALELITSAARSRTATDTAEMITWLYRDGHRRIAEDIFHTGIRHRGPEHTGELIAALQLVRLTDAAALGRRLAVQNSTVTETSQLITHLLAVGQHQHALAAALEAARLRTGAEFVEITRTLDASSGRQGMPALLDEAVRTSAPDDVAHLVQVLDEAGQITNAAHVLWNTVRDRPPGHTGTMLSHLDAGRSPFTADTALPMLWRTHPPLDIAHLARAFDTILPVKADLVCSVDDRSVADVTALIASLETLSAGIRTNRVLDAVVRDWDAYRQARLVIALEERSLTGCAQRLEHDARRPREVAEALKSLRSAQQETVWQALTFWWPGNGGLDRRRRAPSSHDHAVYVVKDDDTVYSIATRYGVRWASIVEANDLPVPFDLRAGQRLRIAFESEGNRFVPPPFPRRLLPGRTHPGVRQFQAVLKQAGYLPGWVVDSDHYGTATSQAVARFNKEHGLSQGPSHWPDTVITHRGWDLLHRIARGKLLHTHQAADDPDASPPQLWSGPIATDHQS encoded by the coding sequence ATGCACGATCCGGCGCCCGCGTCCAGGGCGGTGCTGATAGGGGCCGGCACCTTTGCCGCACTGGACGACCTCCCGGCGGTGCAGGCCAATGTTCCCGCATTACGGAGCCTGTTCGGCGACCCGGTACTGCATGTGGCCGCGGAGCACTGCCAGACGCTGGTGGATCCGGCCTCCCCACGGGTGGTGTCCGCTGCCGTCCGGGCGGCCGCCCGTGAGGCCACGGACACCCTGCTGGTCTACTACGCAGGTCACGGGCTCATCGACCCGGGTACCGGCCTGCTGCACCTGGCTGTGCCCGACAGCGACCGGGACTCCGTCTTCGACACGGCTGTGCCCTACGAGTGGATCAAGCGGTCCATCGAGACCAGCGGCGCCGCTCGCCGGATCGTGATCCTCGACTGCTGCTACAGCGCCCGTGCCTTCGGTGTGCAGTCCGAGTCGGTCGCGGCACTCGCCGAGATCGACGGCACCTATCTGATGGCGGCCGCTGCGGAGACCGCAGTGGCCCTGTCCCCGCCCGGCGAGCCCCACACCGCCTTCACCGGCGAGCTTCTCGACGTGTTGCGCGGCGGCGTCGCCTCGCCGAACAAGTTCCTCGATTTGGACGCCGTCTTCGACCAGCTCGCCCGGCGGCTGCAGCGCAAGGGCCGTCCCCGCCCGCAGAGCCTGTGCCGCAACAGCCTGGGCTCCTGGCCGTTCGCCCGCAACAACGCGTACCAGCCTGCGCCTGAAGGCCACACCCCGATCCCGGACGTCGCCCGTGCCCTGGACGCATCCCGCACCGTGGCCGTGCCGGTGCTGGTGGCGCAAATCGGCACGTTGAGCGAACACCGTCCGGCCACCGCGACCGAGATGGTCCACACTGCCCTGCAGCACCGCCCGGTCGCCGACCTGGTGCGGCTGTTCGTCGCCCTCTTCCAGGCCGGTCGCCAGCGCCACATCGAGGCCGCACTCCCCGCCTTCGTAGCCGCCCGCACCGTCCAGGAATGCGCCGACCTCCTTGAGCAGCTCCTGGTCACGCCCGCCGAGGAGGGCGCGGTGGCCCTGCTGCGGCTCACAGCTGAACTCAAGTCCGCCGCGGAGACCGTGCGCCTGGCCACCATCCTGATCCGCACCGGTCTGCGCGAACACGCCACCGCCTTGCTGTCGGCATTCGCCGTCACGCGCGGTCTCGACGAGACCCTCGACCTGGCAGATCTTGCCTGCCGGGGCGAACTCGACGCGTTCCTCGAGCCCGTCATGCGTGCCCTGGCACAACACCGGCTGATCGCCGATGTCATCCACCTCTTCGAGGGCATGCATGAACAGCAGCACACCCGGCACGCGCTGGAACTGATCACCTCGGCCGCCCGCAGCCGCACCGCCACCGACACCGCCGAGATGATCACCTGGCTCTACCGGGACGGCCACCGGCGCATCGCTGAGGACATCTTCCACACCGGCATAAGGCACCGCGGACCCGAGCACACGGGCGAACTCATCGCTGCCCTGCAACTGGTGCGCCTCACCGACGCAGCGGCACTGGGACGCCGTCTGGCCGTCCAGAACAGCACCGTCACCGAGACCAGCCAGCTCATCACCCACCTGCTGGCCGTGGGACAGCACCAGCACGCACTGGCCGCAGCCCTGGAAGCGGCCCGGCTGCGGACCGGTGCGGAGTTCGTCGAGATCACCCGCACACTCGACGCCTCCTCGGGCCGCCAGGGCATGCCCGCCCTCCTCGACGAGGCCGTCCGTACCTCTGCCCCCGACGACGTCGCCCACCTCGTCCAGGTGCTCGACGAGGCGGGTCAGATCACCAACGCCGCACACGTCCTGTGGAACACGGTGCGCGACCGCCCACCCGGCCATACCGGCACCATGCTCAGCCACCTGGACGCAGGCCGCTCGCCGTTCACCGCCGACACGGCGCTGCCCATGCTGTGGCGCACCCATCCACCGCTCGACATCGCCCACCTGGCGAGGGCCTTCGACACCATCCTGCCGGTCAAGGCCGACCTGGTGTGCAGTGTCGACGACCGCTCCGTGGCCGACGTGACAGCGCTCATCGCCTCACTGGAGACACTGTCAGCCGGAATCCGGACCAACCGAGTCCTCGATGCAGTGGTCCGCGACTGGGACGCCTACCGTCAGGCCCGCCTGGTGATCGCCCTCGAAGAACGCTCGCTGACCGGATGCGCCCAGCGGCTGGAGCACGACGCCCGCCGGCCCAGAGAAGTCGCTGAGGCACTGAAGAGCCTGCGCAGCGCACAGCAGGAGACCGTCTGGCAGGCGTTGACATTCTGGTGGCCCGGTAACGGAGGGCTCGACAGGAGACGCCGGGCGCCCTCGTCCCACGATCACGCGGTATACGTCGTCAAGGACGACGACACCGTCTACAGCATCGCCACGCGCTACGGCGTGCGCTGGGCAAGCATCGTCGAAGCCAACGACCTGCCTGTACCTTTCGACCTGCGGGCGGGCCAGCGGCTCCGCATCGCCTTCGAGAGCGAAGGAAACCGGTTCGTCCCCCCGCCCTTCCCACGCAGACTGCTGCCCGGGCGCACGCATCCCGGCGTGCGACAGTTCCAAGCGGTCCTCAAGCAGGCCGGCTACCTGCCGGGCTGGGTGGTGGACAGCGATCACTACGGCACAGCCACCAGTCAGGCGGTCGCCCGCTTCAACAAGGAGCACGGTCTGTCGCAGGGGCCGTCGCACTGGCCCGACACGGTGATCACCCACCGCGGTTGGGACCTGCTGCACCGCATCGCGCGCGGCAAGCTGCTGCACACGCATCAGGCGGCGGACGACCCGGATGCGTCACCACCCCAGCTCTGGTCCGGGCCGATCGCGACAGATCACCAGAGCTGA
- a CDS encoding effector-associated constant component EACC1, with amino-acid sequence MDVVIGVDGEETADAEKHLRSLYEWLLADSACRRHARPVLRPGATTVPGAQGGLIDVLGLVLGTGFNAASLGVAIAAWRRSRPQTPTLVIERSDGTRIVLTGAADEEARRLLAEWEREQA; translated from the coding sequence GTGGACGTCGTGATCGGCGTCGACGGGGAAGAGACTGCCGATGCGGAGAAGCACCTGCGGTCGCTGTACGAGTGGCTGCTGGCCGACTCGGCATGCCGTCGACACGCTCGCCCCGTCTTGAGGCCTGGCGCCACGACTGTCCCCGGGGCGCAGGGCGGCCTCATCGACGTGCTCGGCCTGGTGCTCGGGACGGGCTTCAACGCCGCTTCGCTCGGGGTGGCGATCGCCGCATGGCGGCGCAGCCGGCCGCAGACGCCGACACTCGTCATCGAACGCTCCGACGGGACCCGGATCGTCCTGACCGGAGCAGCGGACGAGGAGGCCCGGCGCCTGCTTGCCGAATGGGAGCGGGAGCAGGCGTAG
- a CDS encoding GH92 family glycosyl hydrolase: MAAVLVSGGVVGIAQPAAADAAADAEPIELVNPFVGTQNFGNTFPGASAPFGMVQVSPDTGGQGGYDYQQDSIYGFSQTHLSGVGCGVMGELPVMPTTGAVDSVDPNAYRSPYSHDDEQAAPGYYRVGLKKYGIDAELTATERTGWQRYTFPSTGSANVLFNTGKANQPVLDSEVHVVGDRTIEGRVHAGGFCAGHDEHTVYFSATFDRPFKAYGTWDGAVPEPGTRDAGGDGQKGAWVTFDATTDRDAVLKVGLSYTGMEGARKNLAAETGNSFDFDATRAALQDTWRKQLDSIRVGGGTADRQKAFYTALYHSQLHPNLAGDVDGRYQGFDNRTHTAKDYTPYQNFSLWDTYRPQNQLLQLLEPKVARDVALSVVAAGRDGGWLPRWALANSETNIMTGDPVTPFLVEAWSKGLLAGHEAETYALLRKNATSTPPADSPYNGRSGSDHYTERGYIPSGLELGKDCADKGGDNDCKHPASATMEYSAADASLALMADRLGHKADARMFAARGQWYRNLWDSSIQQFRPRTADGTWLTPYDPVEAAHQFHEGGAYQYQWLVPQDPAGLVGLMGGRSATEKRLDSFFVHDKLLTDPAGTARNDWISQPYDYYGKPTYNPNNEPDLHAPYMYNWVGAPAKTATVVRAAMTLFTDGPDGMTGNDDLGTMSAWYVFSSLGLYPTMSGGDFLAVSSPQFASATVRIGSYPKASGAKGQGGTLRIEAPGASDTKRYVQSVALNGRDVPQTWLSWNRLAHGGKLAHRLGTSPSSWGTGKRAQPPSVNQASPDRRKHVDASLRPASAVVPTGDTAQTAKFTLDVLGQAPGTLSVSVTAKAPSGWTATTAPRSPLVIDSGHLPVQKKVSLEITVPPGVAAGSYPVEVKVAGRGANSVTRKATVTVGAATTCASEENGQCAVDLRADLGHDGTATVANSGEGDFDGHGWSYDGDLLPKAGPVTWDGVTYDAPDPTGTADNFLEASGQALLLPAGQHSALRLVGSAHNGPVTTTLTVHYTDGSSTEAPVTFGDWAGSAPTGSTVVLDMPHRIKRGSGVDGPSIRLFGTAAELDGGKTVRSVSLPDDSRVEIYAMTLV; this comes from the coding sequence ATGGCCGCCGTACTCGTGAGTGGCGGAGTGGTCGGCATCGCCCAGCCCGCCGCCGCGGACGCAGCCGCGGACGCGGAACCGATTGAACTGGTCAATCCGTTCGTCGGAACCCAGAACTTCGGCAACACCTTCCCCGGGGCGAGCGCGCCGTTCGGCATGGTCCAGGTCAGTCCGGACACCGGCGGCCAGGGCGGCTACGACTACCAGCAGGACTCGATCTACGGCTTCAGCCAGACCCACCTGTCCGGCGTGGGCTGCGGCGTCATGGGCGAGCTGCCCGTCATGCCGACCACGGGCGCGGTCGACTCCGTGGATCCGAACGCCTACCGCTCCCCGTACAGCCACGACGACGAGCAGGCCGCTCCCGGCTACTACCGGGTGGGGCTGAAGAAGTACGGCATCGACGCGGAACTCACCGCCACCGAGCGCACCGGGTGGCAGCGCTACACCTTCCCCTCCACCGGTTCGGCCAACGTCCTGTTCAACACGGGCAAGGCCAACCAGCCCGTGCTGGACTCCGAGGTGCACGTCGTCGGTGACCGCACCATCGAGGGCCGGGTGCACGCCGGGGGCTTCTGCGCCGGACACGATGAGCACACGGTGTACTTCAGCGCCACCTTCGACCGGCCGTTCAAGGCCTACGGAACGTGGGACGGCGCCGTCCCCGAGCCCGGCACCCGCGACGCCGGGGGAGACGGCCAGAAGGGCGCCTGGGTGACCTTCGACGCCACCACCGACCGGGACGCCGTCCTGAAGGTGGGGCTGTCCTACACCGGCATGGAGGGCGCCCGCAAGAACCTGGCCGCGGAGACCGGGAATTCCTTCGACTTCGACGCCACACGCGCGGCGCTGCAGGACACCTGGAGGAAGCAGCTGGACTCCATCCGGGTCGGCGGAGGCACGGCGGACCGGCAGAAGGCCTTCTACACCGCGCTGTACCACAGCCAGTTGCACCCGAACCTCGCCGGTGACGTGGACGGCAGGTACCAGGGGTTCGACAACAGGACGCACACGGCGAAGGACTACACGCCGTATCAGAACTTCTCGCTCTGGGACACCTACCGGCCGCAGAACCAGCTCCTGCAGCTGCTGGAGCCGAAGGTCGCCCGGGACGTCGCGCTGTCGGTCGTCGCGGCAGGCCGGGACGGCGGCTGGCTGCCCCGCTGGGCGCTCGCCAACAGCGAGACCAACATCATGACCGGTGACCCGGTCACGCCCTTCCTCGTCGAGGCGTGGTCGAAGGGTCTGCTCGCCGGCCACGAGGCGGAGACCTACGCGCTGCTGAGGAAGAACGCCACCAGCACCCCGCCCGCCGACTCGCCGTACAACGGACGCTCGGGATCGGACCACTACACCGAGCGCGGCTACATCCCGTCAGGTCTCGAACTCGGCAAGGACTGCGCGGACAAGGGCGGCGACAACGACTGCAAGCACCCGGCGTCGGCGACGATGGAGTACTCCGCCGCCGACGCGTCGCTCGCGCTGATGGCCGACCGGCTCGGACACAAGGCGGACGCCAGGATGTTCGCGGCGCGCGGGCAGTGGTACCGGAACCTGTGGGACTCCTCGATCCAGCAGTTCCGCCCGCGGACGGCCGACGGCACCTGGCTCACGCCGTACGACCCGGTCGAGGCGGCGCACCAGTTCCACGAGGGCGGCGCGTACCAGTACCAGTGGCTGGTGCCGCAGGACCCGGCCGGTCTCGTCGGCCTGATGGGCGGCCGGAGCGCCACCGAGAAGCGGCTCGACTCCTTCTTCGTCCACGACAAGCTGCTCACCGACCCGGCGGGCACCGCTCGGAACGACTGGATCTCCCAGCCCTACGACTACTACGGAAAGCCGACGTACAACCCGAACAACGAGCCGGACCTGCACGCCCCGTACATGTACAACTGGGTCGGCGCCCCGGCGAAGACCGCGACCGTGGTGCGGGCGGCGATGACGCTGTTCACCGACGGGCCGGACGGGATGACGGGGAACGACGACCTGGGCACCATGTCGGCCTGGTACGTCTTCTCCTCCCTCGGCCTCTACCCGACCATGAGCGGCGGGGACTTCCTGGCCGTGTCCAGCCCGCAGTTCGCGTCGGCGACCGTCCGCATCGGCAGCTATCCCAAGGCCTCTGGCGCCAAGGGCCAGGGCGGCACGCTGAGGATCGAGGCGCCCGGAGCGAGCGACACGAAGCGGTACGTGCAGAGCGTGGCCCTGAACGGCAGGGACGTACCCCAGACCTGGCTGAGCTGGAACAGGCTCGCGCACGGCGGAAAGCTGGCCCACCGGCTCGGAACCTCCCCCTCCTCCTGGGGTACGGGCAAGCGCGCCCAGCCGCCCTCCGTCAACCAGGCGTCCCCCGACCGCCGCAAGCACGTCGACGCGTCGCTGCGGCCCGCGTCGGCGGTCGTCCCCACGGGCGACACCGCGCAGACCGCGAAGTTCACGCTGGACGTCCTCGGGCAGGCACCCGGCACGCTGAGCGTGTCGGTCACGGCGAAGGCGCCCAGCGGCTGGACGGCCACGACGGCACCGCGTTCACCCCTGGTGATCGATTCCGGACACCTTCCGGTGCAGAAGAAGGTGTCACTCGAGATCACCGTGCCGCCGGGCGTCGCCGCCGGGTCCTACCCGGTGGAGGTGAAGGTCGCGGGCCGCGGGGCCAACTCGGTCACCCGCAAGGCCACTGTCACGGTGGGAGCCGCCACGACCTGCGCGAGCGAGGAGAACGGGCAGTGCGCAGTGGACCTGCGCGCGGACCTCGGCCACGACGGCACGGCCACGGTGGCGAACTCCGGCGAGGGCGACTTCGACGGACACGGCTGGAGCTATGACGGCGACCTGCTGCCGAAGGCGGGGCCGGTCACCTGGGACGGGGTGACCTACGACGCGCCGGATCCCACCGGCACGGCGGACAACTTCCTCGAAGCAAGCGGGCAGGCCCTCCTGCTGCCCGCCGGACAGCACAGTGCGCTGCGGCTGGTCGGCTCGGCGCACAACGGTCCTGTGACCACCACACTGACCGTGCACTACACGGACGGCAGCAGCACGGAGGCGCCGGTGACGTTCGGCGACTGGGCGGGCTCCGCGCCGACCGGCAGCACGGTCGTCCTCGACATGCCGCACCGCATCAAGCGGGGCAGCGGTGTCGACGGGCCGTCCATCCGGCTCTTCGGTACGGCCGCCGAGCTCGACGGGGGCAAGACGGTCCGTTCGGTCTCGCTGCCGGACGACTCCCGCGTCGAGATCTACGCGATGACGCTCGTCTAG
- a CDS encoding bifunctional NAD(P)/FAD-dependent oxidoreductase/class I SAM-dependent methyltransferase: protein MSEHSTHTRHTARSEPAEQSTSASHALMERHCDVAVIGGSGAGLAAALQLSRQRRGVVVVDDGTPRNAPAAHMHGYLGHEGAAPGELTAIGRAEVRAYGGEVLPGRVLGVHRRDDGRFRLDLTGGHTLVARRVLAATGLTDELPAIEGLAEQWGRGVVHCPFCHGFEVRDKRLVQIVTHPLGLHPTPLLRHLSDRLTVVLHDPSGVDGGTVEALAASGVTIERGEAGRILTGPGGEVSGVELADGRVLEADAVVVGARFRARAGVLAGVGVTTTAHPSGAGDVVTVDARGETGVPGIYAAGNITDPSLQVLPAAAQGSQVGAMIAFSLAEEDLRASVRHSGEEADWDHRYGGPDRAWSGNPNGTLVHEATALAPGRALDVGTGEGADALWLAEHGWKVTATDISGNALARVRAEAELRGLAVDLVRHDAGGREPFGTEAFDLVSLQYGSFKRSPDQRGVRSLLAAVAPGGTLLVVHHDLTPLSEPVDVAAQTRMYDPEAFVGVEEIAAALAADPGTWQVETHETRPRPAGAASTHHISDVVLRARRRTG, encoded by the coding sequence ATGAGCGAGCACTCCACACACACCCGGCACACGGCCCGTTCCGAGCCGGCGGAACAGTCCACGAGCGCGTCGCACGCGCTGATGGAGCGGCACTGCGACGTCGCCGTGATCGGCGGCTCGGGCGCCGGCCTCGCCGCCGCCCTCCAGCTCTCGCGCCAGCGGCGCGGCGTCGTGGTGGTCGACGACGGGACTCCGCGCAACGCGCCGGCCGCGCACATGCACGGCTACCTCGGGCATGAGGGAGCCGCGCCCGGCGAGTTGACGGCGATCGGGCGCGCGGAGGTGCGCGCCTACGGCGGAGAGGTGCTTCCCGGCCGGGTCCTGGGTGTGCACCGCCGCGACGACGGCCGGTTCCGGCTCGACCTGACCGGCGGTCACACCCTGGTGGCCCGACGCGTCCTCGCCGCGACCGGCCTGACCGACGAACTCCCCGCGATCGAGGGCCTCGCCGAGCAGTGGGGGCGAGGCGTGGTCCACTGTCCTTTCTGCCACGGCTTCGAGGTACGCGACAAGCGCCTGGTGCAGATCGTCACGCACCCGCTGGGACTCCACCCGACCCCGCTGTTGCGGCATTTGAGCGACCGGCTGACCGTCGTGCTCCATGACCCGTCCGGGGTCGACGGCGGCACCGTCGAAGCCCTCGCCGCCTCCGGTGTCACCATTGAGCGCGGCGAGGCCGGCCGGATCCTCACCGGACCGGGCGGGGAGGTGTCCGGGGTCGAACTCGCCGACGGGCGGGTGCTCGAGGCCGACGCCGTCGTGGTCGGCGCGCGCTTCCGGGCACGTGCCGGCGTGCTGGCCGGCGTCGGTGTCACCACCACCGCGCACCCGAGCGGTGCCGGGGACGTCGTCACGGTCGACGCGCGCGGTGAGACCGGCGTACCCGGGATCTACGCGGCCGGCAACATCACCGACCCGAGCCTTCAGGTGCTGCCGGCGGCCGCCCAGGGCAGCCAGGTCGGCGCCATGATCGCCTTCAGCCTCGCCGAGGAGGATCTGCGCGCCTCTGTCCGGCACTCGGGCGAGGAGGCCGACTGGGACCACCGCTACGGGGGCCCCGACCGGGCATGGAGCGGCAACCCCAACGGCACGCTCGTCCACGAGGCCACCGCCCTGGCACCGGGCCGGGCGCTCGACGTCGGCACCGGCGAGGGCGCCGACGCCCTCTGGCTGGCCGAGCACGGCTGGAAGGTGACCGCCACCGACATCTCGGGCAACGCGCTGGCCCGGGTGCGCGCCGAGGCCGAACTCCGCGGCCTCGCCGTGGACCTCGTACGCCACGACGCGGGCGGTCGGGAGCCCTTCGGCACCGAGGCGTTCGACCTGGTGTCCCTCCAGTACGGCTCGTTCAAGCGCAGCCCCGACCAGCGCGGCGTGCGCAGCCTGCTCGCCGCCGTCGCCCCCGGGGGAACGCTGCTGGTCGTGCACCACGACCTCACGCCCCTGAGCGAGCCGGTGGACGTGGCGGCCCAGACCCGGATGTACGACCCGGAGGCGTTCGTCGGCGTCGAGGAGATCGCCGCCGCGCTCGCCGCCGACCCCGGGACCTGGCAGGTCGAGACCCACGAGACCCGGCCACGCCCCGCGGGCGCGGCCAGCACCCATCACATCAGCGACGTCGTCCTGCGCGCCAGGCGCCGCACGGGGTGA